CCACAATGTTTCTATTTTTGATCCTATAATCtctaatttacaaattttggtAGTTGGCCTTTGCCTTTTTCGCTCTAGTTGATGGAATCTTTGACATGGTTAGTATTTAGGACAAGTGCTTTTCATTTCACATTACTTTTAGTTTACTAAAGAAGAAACTCAGGGTAGACAACTGTGAATTTCACACTATCATCTTCTAGTCTTTTTATTACGCCATTTTCTAAGTAGTTACTTGTTCTTTTCTTGGAGTATTGCCATTATCCAGCTCATCAAAGATGGTCTTATAACTTGGTTGTTTTTCTTCTTATCTTACTGTTTCATCTTTGTTTAAGTTTGTATAATCAGGTTTTATAGTTTTCGACTTTTCAGGCAGTCATGGAAAACTCTCCAATATACCTGGATTATGAGACAAGTGATTACGGTGTCCAAGAGCTTGATCCACAGGTTAATTTCTCACAGGTAAACAATCTGTTCTCTTGTGTGTTACAGATTGATCTGTAAATTTAACTTCAGGATTAACCATTTAGTTTTGgatattttcaacatttttgtGTGGTATTTCTGTTACCTATGTTGTTCTTCTCTATTTGCATTCATAGAGATATAAGACACTCTTTAGGGTTTCTTTTATTCCTTCTACCAGGTTGAAAAAGTTAATATCTTTTGTTGTATCTTTTATCAGTTCCTGGAAGAAGCAAAACAACATGTAAGAGATATGAAGTTTAAGGCCTCATCAACATTTTCTGAAGAAACTAGTAAGGGAAAACTTGGAGAAGAGAGAAAGGTTAAAAAGTCATGGAGGAATTCTCTGTTTCGATGGTGGAAAGTGGAGAAAAAGAGCAAAGCCAGAACCGAAACTGCGAATACTTCTCACATTTCAAAGCCAAGAAAGGGTCATGTTTCTGGTCCAATATATGGAAGTGACAGTGTAGATGACATGAGGCACCAGCGTCCAACATCTGGGCCAATCACTAGCTTCTTCAACCCCATCAGGAGAGTAGAGAATGAGATACCTTATATGTGTCTTGATCAGCTTAATGACTCTCATCATGTTAAGTCTTATGGGCCTGTTTATTTGGTTACTTAATTTGTATGAGACAACTTTGCAATAGTGGAGTTTCTCCATTTTGTCAGCAGAGTTAATGTTGATGGTTGCAGGAAGCAACTGATGCCTAGAACTGGAAATGTTACTACAGTTGGATTATCTGATAGTGAAAGACTTGAAAGTGAAGCTGTCTTTGTTTAAAGTTTCTCAAACTATTGCAAGCCGTTTTTAATTCCTTGCTTCTTTAGTGCATTTTTCGTTTTCAATTTTCCAAGAATTGTTCCACAATTTTGTTGCAAGTGGGTTACAACCTGAATGATCTCAGATGTTTAATCCCTAGTCTTGGAGAAATTAGTAGCATATATTCTTTGATTACTAGTGAAAACCAAAGTAGTTTTTGGCCTGTGAAAGCCATATCTCACAATTGCTAGTCAAAAAAGAGACAGTAGAAAAGAATAGACAGGAAAAAGAATGAAGAATAAAATCAGAAGGATTGTTTTTAGCTTCAGTCCTAGGAAGCACAAACTTACACAAGGAAGACTCCTTATGTTCCCCTTGCAGCCTGATTTGCATAAAGAGAAGCTTAAGTATTGTGTAAGGAAGTTAGACTTTCACAAAGCCTTGTAACAATTACTTTTACCATCTTCAAGTCTCcaatatttcaattcaaataaacatTTTCCAGGCAATGACATTTCTGAACAACCATATTGTAGAAGATGCAAACTCAGGTTACTCATTAAGTTTGACTGAAATTTACATTTGGAGATGCATCATGCCAATCAAACACCACTGTTATATATGGTATATGTCTAGACCTAGTGCATAAATACCAAATAATTGATTATGTAAACCATAAACCATTGTAATTCTGCTGTTGATCTCTTCTCCTTTATTGAATTCACATAACCTGCAAAGAAGTCAGGCCATAGGTTTTGGTCTTCTTGAAATGTGATACGAAGACCGCAAAGGCTACTCAACAACAGGGGAGGACATTGTTTAACCCTTAGGATTTTACAAGAAATGGTTACTGAATTGATTTTGTTAACACTACAAGCTTTGGAATCAACAGATGAATTCATTGCAAAATCACAAATGCAGAACAAGTAAATTATATAGCTTGATGAGGAGCTAAAAATGGTTTAATGGCTTTGGACAAAAACAAAGAATGTTACAAGATGATTCTTCTGAAGAAGATGAATTGCTTCCACTCTCATTTTCAAAAGATAGCAAACTCTTCACTTCCTTTCATCTGAAATTGAGAAATTGACGCCGAGATACAATCATATTTTCAGGCATGCTTCAAAAGCAAGTTGTCTTTGATATTCTAACCTTTTCTAACCTGTTCAGTGTCACTAGAAATACTAGAGTTAGTACTACTACCACATCTGGGACTTACCCTCCTCTCCCTACTCAAAAGCCTCTTGAATGACCTCATTCTTCTTGTCATGGGCGACTTTAACTCCTCCTGGGGAGATCCTGTTGGAGACAATGATAAAAATTGCTCGCTCATAGTAGCAGGAATATCAATCACTAACATTTCACCTCGCCTACTTGTACTCAacgttgaagaagaagaagaagatgaagatgaagaagcagTAGTAGAAGAAGAACCCTCTTCTAAAGAAGCACCACCAGTGCTAACTTGAGTTTCATTTCCCCAAAACAAAACATTAGTAGGAAAGTTTGGAGATTCTGTTGAGGACCCAGAAACCGAAATTTCTTCTGGAGACTGACTATCAATCACCTCTGCCATTTCCATGGAAATGGAGCGTTGAAGATCAACAGGGTTCCTACAAAGTGGGCAAGTAGAATGGGACTGGAACCACATATCAATACACTCAACATGAAAGCCATGGTTACATTTAGGAAGCAGCCTAGCTCTCTCTCCTTCTACAACCTCAGACAAACAGACTGCACATTCAAGTCCATCTTCAAAGTTTTGTGGAGTGAAAGTAACCACAGGAATGGAGCGGAGGACGGCAGCGTCAAGGCCAGTACGCAGAGTGAAAGCAGGGTCTTGGCCAGAAGCAAAGACCAAACGACGACGGTGGCGACGTGAAGCACCAGGAGCGGGTGGCGGTTGAGTGCGCCACCAGAACCATTTGGCgtagagatgaagaaaaagaagaaacactactaaaataaaaggaaatataattGCCCCCACCATTATTTGGGCTATTAAAGAATCATGTTCACCAGAGCCATCCATCTTTCTTTCCAACCAAAACAAACCCAATTGAGGCTGTGTTTGAGTTGAGTTTATCGTGAGTTTTAAGGAGGTTTTAGAGAGTTATGTTATGATAAAAGCATTGAAGAAGAATAGTTTAACTAATGCATTTAAAGAGAATGAAAATCAAAGACTTGGACTTAGTTGAAGGAAGGAGAGAAGAAGATGACGATGTTTGAGTCCAAATCAAACTGAGTGATTTGCTTATGTTTGTGTCTTTGTTGTGCCTCTTCCTTGACTTCTACCATGTCTATTGTTATTGGCAAAAGTGAAAGGATTCAATTGGGagactaaaaattaaaatttgcatttgttcttattggttaaataattgacttatttaaatattactaattaatcAACATAACTATCATATAACAAGGTTAATCATTGaactatttcaattttttttttttcaatgagaTGGGTTGTTCTCCTAATTCCGTCCAAGGCAAGTCATCCAAATCAAAATTAGGGATTTTATGAAGGAAATCCTCACAACCcactttattttttcacttactCGAGTTATtacttttaaagtttattataagagtaatgttaaatatataatttttgtgtataaataattatatgttattatataaatgaatagttaaaaattaaaaataaaataacactcaatcatctAATGACACTTTGTTATTTGGATACAAAattgtgcatatagttttattgttattaccATAGTTATTAAGTCATTATTTAAAGCAAGATGCTTAGCTTTCCTccttttttaactttctaatTAGTAATTCCGCCCACTTAATTAACAAATTGCAATTGCCTTTAAGAGAACCTCAACCCTTATGAATAATTACTATAGACTCTGTTTAGGAGGAAGACCATTTCAAAATAGGCATGTAGTTCAAATTGTGTTTGGTTATGACTTAAAAGAGGTTGACCCGTTTGTGCATTGTTGACTAGAATTTATGAAGCATGGATAATTAGAAATGCAGTAGCTCAAATTAGGCAAGTTTTTTATGAACATCCGTGTGATGTTTATTCCTATCAATATTTTAGCctcaataattatttacatacaAACTCTCCTGATTTCATTACAAGGGATAATGCTATTTTGGCCATTCATCAACCACTCAATAAGGCTTTAGTCGTTGAGTTGGTGGTCaatttaacaatataattaaaaagaataatctGATGTTGGTGGGTTGTTATGGGATGTTTTGAGAAGGTAATATGTTTAGGTACACATCTTAAGAGAAGTAAAGTAGCCCAGAGACAGTGCCTCTTAGTGAATTGTACAAACAAATGAGACATGTAAGATGGTTGATGAACTTGAATCATAATCACAGTACAAACAACTTAATTCTCTATTGGAAGGTCTGCAACTTACATTATTTTGACAACCCAATTGCTGAATTGCAGGCGTCTGCATGAACTGAGCATCTGATAGCCATAATTCCTGGCTTTAGTATGGATTTTGAACGGTGAATAGTGAAAAAACTGGTTACACAGAATGATCTTTCCTCATTATAAGACAACAATTGATGCTAATTTAGTGGTAAAAGCACACAAATATGCGCTTCCAACTTTTTGGCTTATTGAGAAAGTTCCCAGAAGCAAACAACATTCCCAGTTtgatattgaaatttcaaaggAAAAAGGAGCCTACCTAGTAATACAGCTCCACTATTCATTTACACCATGAAATGACAAGAGAAAACTACAGGTTAGAAAAGTGGTTGATCATGTCAATAATCAAGTTTTCACATTAGGTAATAGTTCCATCCAATATATCCATGTGGCGATATGGTGTGCTACAAAAATTTCTTGCTTATTTTCTGCACTTTGGAAAGGACTTCATCTTTCATGAATAAACTTTCCAGTTAGCGGTACACAGAATTGGGCAACCCcggattattttattattaagtaacgATAATAAGTTAAACGATAATGTTTGTGTCTTATCTCAGGAGTCTTTAAACTTTGTATTCTCttaaataaagaattttgagTAAATGATAATTGCCTGAAACATATTCTTATGAATTAGGCTTAAACTggagataatatgttattggcTAGGTCCAGATTATACTAAAGACCTAAATTGgagaatatatatgtatatattagcTATTTTATCATATCAAAGAGCTCAGCTGAGCTACtgcagaaattaaaaataaaagaaagtttGTGTCTTCCTGAGAAGTTTGACTTTTGAAATTGTTAATGCTTTCCCCGGAGAAATTAAAACAGTGCCATCGTTGTCTCAGAACAGTGTGACAAACCTGATTTCTCTGATACTTCTCTCTCTATTTCAGTTGATATGTATACAATCCAACAAACAGCTAGTACaagaattttaaatatactAAAGAATGTTATTACAGCTTTGAAAGTTCAAGACAAACATCCAAAATCGGCACAAAAGGCCGTCTTGATCTCATCATTAAAAGAAACCTCCATCCAGTTACTTACACTTAATAAGGAAGACACCAAACAAGAAACGAGACCTTCAAGCTTAGGAGCTGGCTGGCTACAAGGGACTTCAGCCCTGCAAAGAGGACAAGTTGAATGCAACTTGAGCCAAGGATCGATGCAGTGATCATGGAAACCATGGTGACATGTTGGTAGAAACCTGATTGGTTCACTTTTTAACAACTTGTTGAGACACACCGAACAATCAATTTCTACATGAAATTGGGTGTCTCCCTTTTCTTTGTCACCACCTGACTGCCCAAACCATCTGTTATATAAACGGAATGAGCAAACTACAAGCATGGCAATGAATATCATCGCTGCAATAATGCCGATCATCATTGTCTCAGTTACTTTTGTAATCTCTTGATGATATAATATTCAGAGATGATCTAAACAGATTATCTTCTGCTCTCCCCCAACTCAACTTCATGCTGTATATATACCGTGCAGACTTTGACTCGTAAGGCCATGTTTAGTACGCAGATTATTGACTCTTAGATGAGTAATGAGAGGACTGGGTTCACGTTTAAAAGGTTTAGGAGAAGGAAGAACCTTAACTCCAACTCCAAGCCAAGTTGAATGAGAATAGTCAATAGACAAAAGATGAGTCAGTTATTTGCTGCTAACTTGTAGATCAAAGAAGGCTCGGCTGCGGGCAAATGTCTTGTCAGAGTAGCTAACTGTCCATTCTTAATTTCTCACATTTGACTCGTTCAGCCTGTATTCATGTAACTTCCTCTCTCATATTAGCTCTGGTTGACCAAAGAGAAACATGCTTTTATCAGTTTATGCATAATATGTAAACACCTTTTCAAAGATGACCTCTGATTGCCAAAAATACTTTCTTCAAGAAATCATAAAGCCCAGCCCCTCAAGAATACGGGATACTTGGGCCAGACTTTGAAATTGGAGTGAAGAGGTAAGTGGGCTTCGATTCATTTTCCATCTTCTACAGATATTACAGAGAGTATGGGTTTGTGGTTTACGAGGTTCTCCCCCTCTTAGAATTCTCGTGTCTGGATTCTCTTCTTTTCTATTCTCTTCTCTACTCTACTCCGACAATACTACTCCAGTTACTTTCTCCTCCGCTTACTACATTTATCACATCATTCATGTTGTTTCAGTGAAACTCAGTAACACATTTGCTTTGGATTCTGAATGAGCTCCCATCGATGCCTTTATTAGGTACtctctttattctttattctttcttcttcataatattttttaatctttacattttaattatcaaaatgaatttaaaaccTCTTTCTATGTGAGTTTTAAGCATAATATTCAGTTAATTTAAGAACTTGCTGCATAAAAttcccttttaaaaaaaattattaaaaagcagaacgttaattatcaaaaaattcattttgGTTCACCTATATATCCTTGTTTGATGATCTTGCGTGGTTCGATTATGGGttctttgtatttttctttaatcattTACCAAAATAATTAACTTGCAGTTTAGCTTGTTCATCTTTCGTTCTTTTTTGGCTTAATTAGCTCCTAACTTATTAACAGATATTGTTCCTGCTCAGCCTTATTTGCATAATCATCTGGGTCAACTGACGGCTCAAACCCTTACTCATGCTAAACTTTTGTCAAGTAAATTTATTTCTGGAGATGAAAAGCGACTGTGCTTTGCATCGAAATCATTCCAATTCcctataaaaacaaattatagcTTTCGACCCCTTGAGACGCGGGGAGTTAAATTCCTAAGCACTGCTGTTGCCACCGTTGAACCTGAGTATTTAATTCTTGAGGAAGATGGACAAAAGGATAAAATGCTGGGTGTGGATTCAAGTCCATCAACAACTCAGCTTCAGTCATCTAATGGAAACTCTACTGAATTGGATGAGAGAGAACGATTAAGACGGATGAGAATTTCTAAAGCAAATAAAGGAAACACACCATGGAACAAAGGAAGGAAACATAGTGCTGGTAATAACATACTCATGAAATTTTATGTGCCAATTTGGCAACTTTCTTCATGTTTTTGTgtaaaattcagtttgaatttttgttcaTGTTCAGAAACCCTTCAACGGATCAGAGAGAGAACAAGGCTTGCAATGCAGGATCCAAAGGTGATGTCATGtaagaataaatttattttattgcttGGTATGC
Above is a genomic segment from Mangifera indica cultivar Alphonso chromosome 3, CATAS_Mindica_2.1, whole genome shotgun sequence containing:
- the LOC123211084 gene encoding uncharacterized protein LOC123211084 isoform X1, producing MFSTFQAVMENSPIYLDYETSDYGVQELDPQVNFSQFLEEAKQHVRDMKFKASSTFSEETSKGKLGEERKVKKSWRNSLFRWWKVEKKSKARTETANTSHISKPRKGHVSGPIYGSDSVDDMRHQRPTSGPITSFFNPIRRVENEIPYMCLDQLNDSHHVKSYGPVYLVT
- the LOC123211084 gene encoding uncharacterized protein LOC123211084 isoform X4, with translation MENSPIYLDYETSDYGVQELDPQVNFSQFLEEAKQHVRDMKFKASSTFSEETSKGKLGEERKVKKSWRNSLFRWWKVEKKSKARTETANTSHISKPRKGHVSGPIYGSDSVDDMRHQRPTSGPITSFFNPIRRVENEIPYMCLDQLNDSHHVKSYGPVYLVT
- the LOC123211084 gene encoding uncharacterized protein LOC123211084 isoform X3 yields the protein MAVMENSPIYLDYETSDYGVQELDPQVNFSQFLEEAKQHVRDMKFKASSTFSEETSKGKLGEERKVKKSWRNSLFRWWKVEKKSKARTETANTSHISKPRKGHVSGPIYGSDSVDDMRHQRPTSGPITSFFNPIRRVENEIPYMCLDQLNDSHHVKSYGPVYLVT
- the LOC123210846 gene encoding RING-H2 finger protein ATL3-like, yielding MDGSGEHDSLIAQIMVGAIIFPFILVVFLLFLHLYAKWFWWRTQPPPAPGASRRHRRRLVFASGQDPAFTLRTGLDAAVLRSIPVVTFTPQNFEDGLECAVCLSEVVEGERARLLPKCNHGFHVECIDMWFQSHSTCPLCRNPVDLQRSISMEMAEVIDSQSPEEISVSGSSTESPNFPTNVLFWGNETQVSTGGASLEEGSSSTTASSSSSSSSSSTLSTSRRGEMLVIDIPATMSEQFLSLSPTGSPQEELKSPMTRRMRSFKRLLSRERRVSPRCGSSTNSSISSDTEQVRKG